The genomic DNA AAGGAGCAGTTACCTGCCTTCCTCATTTTAGCACGTTTTTATAAGCagcaggctgctgcagaggttGGAGAAGCAGGTGGGTATGAAAGCCAAACAGAATATGGAAAGATTTGTAGGGTGCTTCTTACTTTCCCTTGCCTCCTAACCATATTTTTATGCACGCACACAGAGAAACACGTTTAGGGAGCATAAAATATTACATGTAAGTGGGACTTTTCTCTATCTGTGATATGCCAACAAGCTGGCATAGTCAACACTGCACTGCtccattttttttgcatttactttCTGATTTTGAAGTTATATAAACGGcgagaaaagaaataaaggcaaGAAAGTTTGAGTGAATAGCAGGGGACTAATATTTCAGTACCTAACTAATTATTTCCCAAATTGATCTTCTACAGTATAACAAATTAGTTCTTGTCTTAGCATTCAGAGTACTATTTGATAACAACCTCCCCTAGTTTATGgctaattttttattttccatgttaaGGCACATGAAGAGATCAGGATGAATATTTCATGCATACATTCATAGCTATATGAATTTGTAAAAAGAATCCACTGTTATGtgcctactttttttttttttttatttcccccctcTCCCTAGATTTTTTACTGTGGTTTCTGTTGCTCTGACTTCCCTAAATTTCTTCACTGACATTTTCCAGGATTGTCTGCTGGTCACATCACACAAGAACTCATGAATGAATGGTTCACTCGCTCTCCataataatgttttttcttgttttaggtttttttttttaagaaattaaaatgatgtttttctaaagtatttgtTTGTACATGGATAGCTCTAATAGGTTTTTACTTGGAGAGCCAATACTTTCCATTGCACTAGACTCCACCAGAAGGTAATTACTAGGTTCACTTTTGCAAAGGAGAACAATTTGCTACATAGCTTAAATCACCATTCTTTAGACCAGACTGTGCAATCCTTTAAGCATGTGGATATCTCCAGAAACCTGCTATTCCCATAACACTTGGTAGAGCAGCAGAAATATACAAAGCTAAATAGGTGTACAGATATTAGCAGGATTGAGgtctcttatttttcctttctacctCTTAAATGGTCTTTTGCAGCTTTGATTAGCATCTGCAAAACTGTTTCACATTCAGAGTCACTTTAtcctttttatttgctttgttgcTTGATCCTGTCACTGCAGCGCTCTCCTTCAGGCTTCAGAACAAAAGTACTTTTGGGAGCAGAGGCCCTGTGGTGGGGAGCGGGGACTCTGCTTTCCTCCTGGCAGTTTGCCATGGAGCCCAGCTGAGGCAGAATATTCTTGCTTGGTCAGTGCAACAGCTTCAGTATCTGCACCAGTGTACATCTAAGCCGCTACTGAGACCAGTCCCTTTCCTTAACACAGGCAAACCTGTAGAAAATAGTGAAGggtaggactttttttttttttttttttaaataaaccacTTCAGCACAAAGCGTTTCCCTCAGAAGGTACATTTATCCTAAGTGGCTCTTGCTGGTTTACACACACCCTGTCCTTTCTCTTGCTTTCGAAAGTTGTTCCACTTGATTGCTCAGTTTGCCTCTTTGAGTCAGTGGTGGCGGGGGAATTATAAAGGCGACAAAGGCGCAGCCAAGTCCCAAGTAGCGTGTGCCAGATTTAAGCTGATTTAAAGCTGTGTAGACTGACTCTGAAACTTTCTTTGCACAAGGGACAAGGACTTTCGGAAAACATTGCTGGTATTTTTGCCAGCAGTGTGCGCCTGGCTCAGGGAACCTGCTGAGTTGTGCTCACCTCGCAAAGGCAACATGGTTGGAAATGTTTTGCAGATTGCCGGGCTGCTCGTTGGTGGCCTTGGCACGATCGGGACCTTCGCTGTCACAGGCATGCCTCAGTGGAGAGTGTCCGCCTTCATCGAGAACAACATCGTCGTGTTTGAGACCATTTGGGAAGGTCTGTGGATGCACTGCATCAGACAAGCCAACATCAGGATGCAGTGCAAGGTCTACAACTCCGTGCTGGCCCTCTCGCCAGACCTGCAGGCATCCAGAGGGCTGATGTGTGCTGGGTCGGCGCTCTCCTTCCTCGCTTTCCTGGTTGCCGTCATGGGGATGAAGTGCACGCGGTGcatgcagagcagctggcaaGACAAGGGCTATATTATCCTGACGTCCGGGCTCCTCTTCATCCTCTCGGGTGCCGTCGAGCTCATTCCAGTCTGCTGGGTTGCCAACACCATCATCAGTGACTTCTACAACCCCGTGGTCAACGTTGCCCAGAAAAGggagcttggagaggccctgtacctgggctgggcagctgccttctgcctctttgctgctggagcaatattctgctgcttttgccGTTGTGGTGAGAGAATCAGAAGGTATGGATACTCCACACCAACCAGCTATCCCATGCACAGCCAGCACCTGCACAGGAAGACTGAGAGCTCGTATTCCAAAAGTCAGTACGTCTAGATGCCTCCTGCATTCTCCTATTTTTAGAAGTGTTCGATCTGTCTGGATGGATTTCAGCTTCTGCACAAGAGGGCAGCTAGAAagctgcctttgccttctggcctgtctctgctgctgttggagAAGCATTTTGAAGCTGCAGTCACCCCGAGCACGCTCTGCTGTGGCTAGTGATGCAGCACGGACAATTTTAATGCATGGAAAGGtgaatgtttaaaattattttaatagtaaCTTAGAATAGCTTTTGGGTTGTGTGGCTTTGCTTTTGGTTGCATTTTAGGTGTTAAACAGTCATAAAGGGCTTAAAGTTCTACTGTGATATGAAATTCTGGCCTATTGCAAAGAAGAGGGCAGTTAAGCAgctggcttttcttttcttttttttttttttttcccttccctgcctaGGAAAGAGGGAATAACTGTGAATAAGGACAAGTTAATAGTGgcttaaaagaaaagcattcaCTAAAGGATTGTTTTACTCTAGATTTACTGGAAGGTTACATGAAGAATTTGTTCAGCAGAGGAAGGTAAGCTGAAATAGACATGAAAATTATCccttatttcagagaaaaaacacaactcTCAGTTCATCCTAAACATTTTTTGGTGGAAGTTAATATTTCTTTAGGTAATCTATGTAGGTCAAACTTATTCACATCCTTCTTTTTAGAAGCAGCAGTATTCCCTTGCAAAATTTTTGTGGCTTacaatattttgcaatattGTACAGGTCACAAACAGTGTCGATTACTTGCTGAAGGACTCTATgatacacatatttttaaataaagatctTTTGTACAATCAGGCCAATATTTTTGCTGAGACGTACTCACACCAGCATAGTTTATACGCGTAAAGAACATAAACTGTCATAGTATTTTCTCATAGTTCACACTAAAACAAGCCAGACGATAGTTTTAACACACCCATAGTAAGCAACAATGTAAAGAAACCAAGTGTACTGAAAAATATACAGTTCCatacaaattaatttaataaatgagCCAAATTAATCAACAGTagcaatattttaatagaatttgGTAACCAATGAAAAAGGTGTACCTCCAGACCCACAGAAATCAATGGAATTTTACCTTTAACTGAACTGGAAACACAATTCAATTTGTGGTGTTTAATGGAGATCAGCATTCTTGCTCTAGAGTTTGATTgactgttttaaatattttattgaaagttTATCACGTGGTCTGTAGTTCTCCAGTAACTTCCTTGGACTATTGCTACTTGAAAGTTTGGAAGCAAATTCTTTACTTCGTAAGATGCAACTCTGAACAAGCTAGAAGAAATCAAAATCTGCTCTAGAACTCTCTTCACAGTGTTTGTAAGA from Caloenas nicobarica isolate bCalNic1 chromosome 1, bCalNic1.hap1, whole genome shotgun sequence includes the following:
- the LOC135999364 gene encoding claudin-8-like; protein product: MVGNVLQIAGLLVGGLGTIGTFAVTGMPQWRVSAFIENNIVVFETIWEGLWMHCIRQANIRMQCKVYNSVLALSPDLQASRGLMCAGSALSFLAFLVAVMGMKCTRCMQSSWQDKGYIILTSGLLFILSGAVELIPVCWVANTIISDFYNPVVNVAQKRELGEALYLGWAAAFCLFAAGAIFCCFCRCGERIRRYGYSTPTSYPMHSQHLHRKTESSYSKSQYV